The following proteins are co-located in the Bacteroidota bacterium genome:
- a CDS encoding PP2C family protein-serine/threonine phosphatase: MELSFLRRFSVLILLAVLGAIAFFYTYPRFAPKASINLEYNRSEIMGRANEFMIARGFDVRQYHQDAWFDFDGSTQLALRIRFGIDSAIALLRQNTLPSHNWYITWYDAGVSRSQSVESFELWMTPGARVFGMKHNVKDTVPGASLTEEEARTLAETFVKQQGIELEDYRLKSSSQIKQQNRLDYNFNWITIDTTVQLGLWVRIQGDEVGGYRRWIERDASFESQSSQTGTSATLLVSVSFAVVFLLFFFIVIFFLKKYHDGEVGIKTAVMVFVGLFAVYVLGAINVFNSIGATAQMADLNKLNVRWVVFGWNVLVVNVFLAVMVFAAWSVGESYSRSLWPNKLLGVDSALFRRFFTIDVAEGVLRGFTFGLIILGTFSILSFLAIRNLPTGLFAMSASGVTDGLLPGVHPIIAGLEAAIFGEIVFRFFFLSMFREKMKKTWVGVLVSSALWAVAMFALWPIPFGFFQIPITVALFFCFGLLFSFLFLKYDLLTTMVTQFVLVSLATAIPLFASDSAYFSGQAILYFVLFSLPLLVAFVGFVKQERFELTQELTPEHVKRISERERMAKELEIARRVQMSLLPKSSPTAKGYDIAGTCIPAFEVGGDYYDFVNLGGTKIGIAIGDVSGKGVPAAIYMTLTKGILQSHAEENISPKKVLSKVNSLMYRTIDRNSFVSMFYAILDVEARRIRFARAGQCPVILAQRHNEDGTFLTPKGMALGLEVGTVFDSVLEEQEMNLKQDEVLVFYTDGFTEAMNERGDEFGEERLVQSVARHRHRSAADIINGICADVTAFTRGWQQHDDMTMVVVKVG; this comes from the coding sequence ATGGAACTCTCATTCCTCCGCAGATTCAGCGTGCTGATACTCCTTGCCGTTTTGGGGGCAATCGCATTCTTCTATACCTATCCCCGGTTCGCGCCGAAAGCATCCATCAATCTTGAATACAACCGCAGCGAGATTATGGGAAGGGCCAACGAGTTCATGATCGCCCGCGGGTTCGATGTCCGGCAATATCATCAGGATGCGTGGTTTGATTTCGACGGCAGCACACAACTCGCGTTGAGAATCCGCTTCGGGATCGACTCGGCAATTGCGCTGCTCAGGCAAAACACACTTCCCTCACATAATTGGTATATCACCTGGTACGATGCGGGGGTTTCGCGGAGCCAGTCAGTCGAATCGTTTGAGTTGTGGATGACGCCGGGCGCCCGCGTGTTCGGGATGAAGCATAATGTCAAAGACACAGTGCCGGGGGCCTCACTTACCGAAGAAGAGGCCCGCACGCTCGCCGAAACCTTTGTCAAGCAGCAAGGAATCGAACTTGAAGACTATCGGTTGAAGAGTTCATCACAAATCAAGCAGCAGAACCGGCTGGACTACAATTTTAACTGGATAACAATCGACACAACTGTCCAATTAGGACTTTGGGTTCGGATTCAGGGAGATGAGGTGGGCGGCTACCGGCGCTGGATTGAGCGTGATGCAAGCTTCGAATCGCAGAGCAGCCAGACCGGCACTTCGGCAACGTTGCTTGTTTCGGTTTCCTTTGCGGTAGTGTTTCTCCTGTTCTTCTTCATCGTGATCTTCTTCCTCAAGAAATATCACGATGGTGAGGTCGGCATCAAAACAGCGGTCATGGTGTTTGTCGGATTGTTTGCAGTTTACGTACTGGGGGCGATCAACGTCTTCAACTCGATCGGCGCCACCGCTCAAATGGCAGACTTGAACAAGCTGAATGTTCGCTGGGTAGTTTTCGGTTGGAACGTACTTGTTGTCAATGTCTTCCTTGCGGTGATGGTGTTTGCGGCGTGGAGCGTGGGCGAATCCTACTCGCGCAGCCTCTGGCCGAACAAACTCCTCGGCGTCGACAGTGCGTTGTTCCGTCGCTTCTTCACTATTGATGTTGCCGAAGGCGTCCTTCGCGGATTCACCTTCGGCCTGATCATCCTCGGCACATTCTCGATTCTCTCGTTTCTCGCAATCAGAAATCTGCCGACCGGATTGTTTGCGATGTCTGCATCCGGCGTCACCGATGGACTTCTCCCCGGCGTGCATCCGATTATTGCGGGACTCGAAGCTGCCATTTTCGGCGAAATCGTTTTCAGGTTCTTCTTCCTCTCTATGTTTCGTGAAAAGATGAAGAAGACCTGGGTGGGCGTTCTTGTCTCATCAGCGTTGTGGGCTGTAGCAATGTTTGCTCTATGGCCGATTCCGTTCGGGTTTTTTCAGATTCCCATTACCGTTGCTCTGTTTTTTTGCTTCGGCCTGCTGTTCTCTTTCCTCTTTCTGAAGTACGATTTGCTGACAACCATGGTTACGCAGTTTGTGCTTGTCAGCCTCGCAACGGCTATTCCTCTCTTCGCATCAGACAGCGCATACTTTTCGGGACAGGCGATTCTGTACTTCGTACTCTTTTCTCTCCCGTTGCTTGTGGCGTTCGTGGGATTTGTCAAGCAGGAACGATTCGAGCTTACGCAGGAACTCACTCCCGAACACGTCAAGCGTATCAGTGAACGCGAACGCATGGCAAAAGAACTTGAAATTGCCCGCAGAGTGCAGATGAGCTTGCTGCCAAAATCAAGCCCGACGGCAAAGGGGTACGACATTGCCGGAACCTGTATTCCGGCCTTCGAAGTTGGCGGCGATTATTATGACTTCGTCAACCTGGGTGGAACAAAAATCGGCATCGCCATCGGCGATGTTTCGGGGAAAGGCGTTCCGGCCGCCATCTACATGACGCTGACAAAAGGCATACTTCAATCACATGCAGAAGAAAACATCTCGCCCAAGAAAGTCCTGAGCAAAGTCAACAGCCTGATGTACCGGACGATCGACCGCAACTCGTTCGTCAGTATGTTTTATGCGATTCTTGATGTCGAGGCACGAAGAATTCGCTTCGCGCGTGCCGGCCAATGTCCTGTTATTCTCGCGCAACGACATAACGAAGATGGCACATTCCTGACACCGAAAGGCATGGCCCTTGGCCTTGAAGTCGGAACGGTGTTCGACTCGGTGCTCGAAGAACAGGAGATGAACCTGAAACAGGATGAAGTTCTTGTCTTTTACACCGACGGCTTCACCGAGGCGATGAACGAACGCGGAGATGAATTCGGAGAAGAACGACTCGTGCAATCCGTTGCGCGCCACAGGCACAGATCCGCCGCCGATATCATCAACGGCATCTGCGCCGACGTAACGGCATTCACCCGCGGCTGGCAGCAGCACGATGATATGACGATGGTGGTGGTGAAGGTTGGATGA
- a CDS encoding 1-acyl-sn-glycerol-3-phosphate acyltransferase, whose translation MHSALRSIWIWFATVSLIVMWLPLLAFIRVFDRDPVRYRTGRWFRRLGIAITKVNPAWRLHISGETITNPRRPYVVVSNHQSHADIPLLSHLPWEMKWLAKVELFKLPVVGWMLKLAGDIPVDRKDKRQGVAVLSTAGNYLKQNCSVMFFPEGTRSPDGRVHSFNEGGFRVAIKAGVPVLPLVIEGSRDCLPKHGWRFGKPGDIQLKVLPPVETTGLGVKDTSELTGQVRQMIIRQIAEWRKVSPAEVDAITERTRAEVAA comes from the coding sequence TTGCATTCTGCGCTCCGCTCAATATGGATTTGGTTCGCCACAGTGTCGCTTATCGTGATGTGGCTTCCCCTGCTCGCGTTCATCCGGGTGTTCGACCGCGATCCCGTTCGGTATCGGACCGGCAGATGGTTTCGCAGACTCGGCATCGCCATCACGAAAGTCAATCCCGCATGGCGGCTGCATATCTCGGGCGAGACCATCACGAATCCGCGGCGCCCGTATGTTGTTGTCAGCAATCACCAATCCCACGCCGACATTCCGCTACTTTCCCATTTGCCGTGGGAGATGAAGTGGTTGGCGAAGGTTGAGTTGTTCAAACTTCCGGTTGTCGGGTGGATGCTGAAACTTGCGGGCGATATTCCGGTTGACAGAAAAGACAAACGGCAAGGAGTTGCAGTTCTTTCAACGGCGGGCAACTATCTCAAACAGAACTGTTCCGTCATGTTCTTTCCAGAGGGAACTCGGTCGCCGGATGGCAGGGTTCATAGTTTCAACGAGGGCGGTTTTCGCGTTGCCATTAAGGCAGGCGTCCCCGTTCTCCCACTTGTTATCGAAGGTTCACGGGATTGCCTGCCAAAACACGGTTGGAGATTCGGCAAACCCGGTGATATTCAACTGAAGGTTCTGCCCCCTGTTGAAACCACCGGTTTGGGTGTCAAGGATACAAGCGAGTTGACCGGGCAAGTCCGGCAAATGATCATCCGGCAGATCGCGGAATGGCGAAAGGTTTCACCCGCTGAAGTAGATGCAATAACAGAACGAACGCGTGCGGAGGTTGCGGCATGA
- the lspA gene encoding signal peptidase II produces the protein MIATKKLILISILLVSSIGCDQTTKGIAKSSLQDAFPQSLLNGLLLLQYAENPGGMMSFGAGLHPEVRFWFLTVFVGVMLLGMFLFTLFSRKLTIMQITALTLIVGGGFSNLLDRIFNDGHVVDFLNVGIGSMRTAIFNIADVVILLGTLLLLIATPFQNGKSGGQTPEHIAEK, from the coding sequence ATGATAGCAACAAAAAAACTGATTCTGATTTCCATCCTTCTCGTCTCAAGCATCGGCTGCGATCAGACGACGAAAGGGATTGCAAAATCATCGCTGCAGGATGCGTTTCCGCAGTCGTTGCTCAACGGCCTCCTGCTGCTGCAATACGCGGAAAACCCCGGCGGCATGATGAGTTTCGGTGCCGGACTCCATCCCGAAGTACGATTCTGGTTCCTTACGGTGTTTGTTGGCGTGATGCTTCTGGGAATGTTCCTCTTCACACTCTTCAGCCGGAAACTCACAATCATGCAAATCACGGCACTGACGCTGATCGTCGGCGGGGGGTTCAGCAATCTTCTCGACAGAATCTTCAACGACGGCCACGTAGTAGATTTTCTGAATGTCGGAATCGGCTCAATGAGGACGGCAATCTTCAATATTGCGGATGTCGTCATTCTTCTCGGAACTCTGCTGCTGCTCATCGCCACACCATTTCAAAACGGAAAATCGGGCGGGCAAACTCCGGAACACATAGCAGAAAAATAA
- a CDS encoding thioesterase family protein — protein sequence MSRIKLDLPAATHFTTDIPVRITDINYGGHLGNDALLSLIHEARVRFLRRYGYSELDIEGRSIIMSDVAIVYKAEAFHGNILEFAVSAVDFHRFGCDLFYRITHKDSGKEVARAKTGIVFYDYPAKKLVSVPATFQQLFTP from the coding sequence ATGTCGCGTATCAAGCTCGATCTGCCGGCCGCAACTCACTTTACCACAGACATTCCGGTCAGGATTACTGACATCAACTACGGCGGGCACTTGGGGAATGATGCGTTGTTATCACTGATTCATGAAGCGAGAGTGAGATTTCTCCGCCGCTACGGTTATTCCGAACTGGATATTGAGGGGCGAAGCATCATTATGAGCGATGTTGCCATTGTGTACAAAGCGGAGGCCTTTCATGGCAACATTCTGGAATTTGCCGTTTCTGCTGTTGACTTTCACCGATTTGGTTGCGACCTTTTTTACAGGATTACGCATAAGGATTCAGGGAAGGAAGTTGCACGGGCGAAGACGGGCATCGTGTTCTATGACTATCCGGCCAAGAAGCTCGTGAGCGTTCCGGCAACGTTTCAGCAATTGTTCACGCCCTGA
- the pepT gene encoding peptidase T, with the protein METALDKFIRYAKIDTQSDENSTTYPSTKKQFDLLHLLVKELKQLGLKDVEIDEYGYVMATLPGNQSKKVPRIGFVAHVDTSPSASGKDVKPQVMTYNGGDIVLPGNTSVVITEAENPELKHNIGKTIVTSDGTTLLGADDKAGVAIIMTAAQTLMNDPKIPRGDIRICFTPDEEIGAGTKYFDLKKFGCEFAYTVDGDTPGELNKETFSANLAVITVHGRNIHPGSAKNIMVNSIKCMADIIARFPKDCSPETTEGYEPYIHPHIVEGEEAKSTLKILLRDFNTPGLEVLKKRLNSIIAEVQPLHPKAKIELNIIEQYRNMKDYMGDDAPGLACMWEATKRSGLEPKWQPIRGGTDGSRLTEKGLPTPNIFTGGQNYHGPTEWLSVWGMEKSVETVVHLAQVWVEKS; encoded by the coding sequence ATGGAAACCGCATTAGACAAGTTCATCCGCTATGCAAAGATCGATACACAGTCGGACGAGAATTCAACCACCTATCCCAGCACGAAGAAGCAGTTCGACCTTCTCCATCTTCTCGTCAAAGAACTGAAACAACTCGGCCTGAAAGACGTCGAGATAGACGAGTACGGTTATGTGATGGCAACACTCCCGGGTAATCAAAGCAAGAAGGTCCCCCGCATCGGGTTTGTCGCTCACGTTGATACGTCGCCTTCGGCAAGCGGCAAAGATGTGAAACCGCAAGTCATGACGTATAACGGCGGCGATATTGTTCTCCCGGGCAACACTTCCGTTGTTATTACAGAAGCGGAAAATCCTGAACTCAAGCATAACATCGGCAAGACGATTGTTACGAGCGACGGCACGACGCTTCTCGGTGCCGACGACAAAGCGGGCGTTGCCATTATCATGACGGCGGCGCAGACCCTGATGAACGATCCCAAGATTCCCCGCGGCGACATCCGCATTTGCTTCACGCCGGATGAGGAGATCGGGGCGGGCACGAAGTATTTTGACCTCAAGAAATTCGGATGCGAATTTGCCTATACCGTTGACGGCGACACGCCCGGCGAATTGAACAAGGAAACCTTCAGCGCCAACCTTGCCGTGATTACGGTGCACGGACGGAACATTCATCCCGGCAGCGCAAAGAACATCATGGTCAACTCCATCAAGTGTATGGCGGACATCATCGCCCGATTCCCGAAAGATTGCTCGCCGGAAACCACTGAAGGCTACGAGCCGTACATTCACCCGCATATTGTCGAGGGCGAAGAGGCGAAATCCACATTGAAGATTTTGCTGCGGGACTTCAACACACCCGGACTTGAAGTACTGAAGAAGCGCCTCAACTCGATCATTGCCGAAGTGCAGCCGTTGCACCCGAAGGCAAAAATCGAGCTGAACATCATCGAACAGTACCGCAACATGAAGGACTATATGGGAGATGATGCGCCGGGACTTGCCTGCATGTGGGAAGCAACGAAACGTTCCGGCCTCGAACCGAAATGGCAGCCAATTCGCGGCGGCACGGACGGCTCACGCCTGACGGAAAAAGGACTCCCTACTCCCAATATCTTCACCGGCGGACAAAACTACCACGGCCCGACCGAGTGGCTTTCCGTGTGGGGGATGGAAAAATCCGTTGAAACAGTCGTACACCTCGCTCAGGTGTGGGTGGAGAAGAGTTGA
- a CDS encoding acetolactate decarboxylase encodes MRNVMWKGELYGTIDLDTISNKKHLYGLGPVEYLSGELLVFDGTAYKSTVLTDSTMVVKETFAAKAPFFVYSNIDSWREHPLPDSVRTMQQLEAYLNLTNKHARKPFAFKLRGEVESATIHVVNLPKGAVVRSPDDAHQGRKNYRLINRQSDIVGFFSREHRAVFTHHDSFIHMHLLTSDKTMMGHVDEMVFKTGMKLFLPTDK; translated from the coding sequence ATGAGAAACGTCATGTGGAAAGGCGAATTGTACGGCACAATCGATCTTGACACTATTTCAAACAAAAAGCATCTGTACGGACTCGGGCCGGTCGAGTACTTATCCGGCGAGCTTCTGGTTTTTGACGGAACGGCGTACAAATCGACAGTCCTGACGGACTCAACGATGGTGGTCAAGGAAACTTTCGCGGCAAAAGCTCCGTTCTTTGTCTATAGCAACATTGATTCGTGGAGGGAACACCCTCTTCCCGACAGCGTCCGAACGATGCAGCAACTGGAGGCATACCTGAATCTCACGAACAAGCATGCGAGAAAGCCGTTTGCATTCAAATTGAGGGGCGAAGTCGAGTCAGCAACAATCCATGTTGTGAATCTGCCCAAAGGAGCGGTAGTTCGCTCACCGGATGATGCACATCAAGGACGAAAGAATTATCGCCTGATCAATCGACAATCTGACATTGTCGGCTTCTTTTCGCGGGAGCATCGGGCTGTGTTCACTCATCATGACTCATTTATTCACATGCATTTGCTTACATCAGATAAAACCATGATGGGCCACGTGGACGAGATGGTTTTCAAGACGGGCATGAAGCTGTTCTTGCCAACAGACAAATGA
- a CDS encoding oligopeptide transporter, OPT family produces the protein MEHHSTTTSGLPENAYKVLKPGEEYRPIMDPTGTPPEVTPWSLFWGLIMAVLFSAAAAYSGLKIGQVFEAAIPIAILAVGLSSLAKTRGALGQNVIIQSIGASSGVIVAGAIFTIPALYILDLPVDFFKIFFASALGGSLGVLFLIPFRKYFVKDMHGKFPFPEATATTEILVAGEKGGKQAGVLVVAGLIGGFFDFMFSAFGLWAETITSRMFDAGAMVADKFKMVFKLNVSAMIFGLGYIVGLKYSAIIAAGSFLSWFILVPLFSEIGSSLTIPLGATADKLISQMSAEEIFRNYVRQIGIGGIAMAGIIGVIRSSKIIAGAFKLAVKEMFGERGGNDNNSVRWQTDIKMSFVVMAIILTALMIFVFFYAGVVFNLTHAFVGLLIVLIISFLFTTVAANAIAIVGTNPISGMTLMTLILSSYILVSVGLSGTEGMVSALIIGGVVCTALSMAGGFITDLKIGYWLGSTPKKQEQFKFLGILVSAATVGGVIYILNETYGFKGPNAMVAPQANAMAAVIQPLMSNTPAPWVLYLVGACISLILLMVNVSPLAFALGMYIPQDLNTPLLFGGLVAWYVSTRTKDEKKNNARSQRGTLIASGLIAGGSLFGVLNALLRFGGLDVYNAHWAESNSAEILGLFMFLFLAAYVIMDSMRAKEE, from the coding sequence ATGGAACATCATTCTACCACCACAAGCGGTTTACCCGAAAATGCCTACAAAGTACTGAAACCCGGCGAAGAGTATCGCCCGATAATGGACCCGACGGGCACCCCGCCCGAAGTAACACCATGGTCGCTGTTCTGGGGGTTGATAATGGCCGTGCTGTTCTCGGCGGCGGCGGCATATTCAGGTTTGAAAATCGGACAAGTGTTTGAAGCGGCAATCCCGATTGCCATTCTTGCCGTCGGCCTGTCAAGCCTTGCAAAGACAAGAGGCGCCCTCGGCCAAAACGTGATCATCCAATCCATCGGGGCAAGTTCGGGGGTTATTGTAGCCGGGGCGATCTTCACGATCCCCGCGCTCTACATTCTCGACCTGCCTGTTGATTTCTTCAAGATTTTCTTTGCATCAGCTCTCGGCGGATCTCTCGGCGTTTTGTTTCTGATACCGTTTAGAAAATATTTCGTGAAGGATATGCACGGAAAGTTCCCCTTCCCCGAAGCAACGGCTACAACGGAAATTCTGGTTGCCGGCGAAAAGGGCGGAAAGCAGGCGGGCGTGTTAGTGGTTGCCGGACTCATCGGCGGTTTCTTTGATTTCATGTTCAGCGCATTCGGATTATGGGCGGAGACAATTACTTCCCGCATGTTCGATGCCGGAGCAATGGTTGCAGACAAGTTCAAGATGGTGTTCAAGCTGAATGTCTCTGCAATGATTTTCGGATTGGGCTATATCGTCGGATTGAAGTATTCGGCCATTATTGCGGCCGGATCGTTCCTGTCGTGGTTTATACTGGTTCCCCTCTTTTCAGAGATCGGCTCGTCGCTAACGATTCCCCTTGGCGCGACGGCGGACAAGCTCATTTCTCAAATGAGTGCGGAGGAGATTTTCCGGAATTACGTCCGCCAAATCGGTATTGGCGGCATTGCAATGGCAGGCATCATCGGCGTCATCCGTTCTTCCAAGATTATTGCCGGAGCATTCAAGCTTGCCGTGAAGGAAATGTTTGGTGAGAGGGGTGGAAACGACAACAACTCGGTCAGATGGCAAACCGATATCAAGATGTCATTCGTCGTCATGGCAATCATCCTTACAGCCCTGATGATTTTTGTTTTCTTCTATGCGGGTGTTGTGTTTAATCTTACCCACGCCTTTGTCGGCCTTTTGATCGTCTTGATCATCTCTTTCCTCTTCACCACAGTCGCCGCGAATGCCATCGCCATCGTCGGCACCAACCCCATCTCCGGCATGACGCTGATGACGCTGATTCTCTCATCGTATATTCTGGTAAGCGTTGGATTATCGGGAACGGAGGGCATGGTCAGCGCGCTGATTATCGGCGGAGTTGTGTGTACGGCACTCTCGATGGCAGGTGGTTTCATCACGGACTTGAAAATCGGATACTGGCTCGGCAGCACGCCGAAGAAGCAGGAACAATTCAAGTTCCTCGGTATCCTCGTTTCGGCAGCAACCGTCGGGGGCGTCATCTACATTCTCAACGAAACATACGGTTTCAAGGGCCCGAATGCGATGGTGGCCCCGCAAGCAAACGCGATGGCGGCGGTTATTCAACCACTTATGTCTAATACGCCCGCCCCGTGGGTGTTGTATCTTGTCGGGGCCTGTATCTCCTTGATTCTGTTGATGGTCAATGTTTCCCCGCTCGCCTTTGCTCTCGGCATGTATATCCCCCAGGATTTGAATACTCCGCTTCTTTTCGGGGGACTCGTTGCATGGTACGTTTCAACCCGGACAAAAGATGAGAAGAAGAACAACGCCCGCAGCCAACGCGGAACACTTATCGCATCAGGATTGATTGCAGGAGGATCACTGTTCGGCGTTCTCAACGCCTTATTGCGGTTCGGCGGATTGGATGTCTACAACGCGCATTGGGCCGAATCCAACAGCGCGGAGATCCTTGGACTCTTCATGTTCCTTTTTCTCGCGGCGTATGTCATCATGGATTCAATGCGCGCCAAAGAAGAGTAG
- a CDS encoding NUDIX hydrolase: MTLNSPAPTPRVGVGAVVFNDARVLLVKRGTPPSEGLWAIPGGRLELGESLQQAAEREILEETGVVIRAGSPVFTFDVIERNASGEIRFHYVIVDLAAEYISGEPIPDDDAHEARWISEGELSDLDVSDKTLELLREIFHFGKE; encoded by the coding sequence ATGACCCTCAATTCCCCCGCGCCAACACCTCGTGTCGGAGTTGGCGCGGTTGTGTTCAACGATGCACGAGTTCTGCTGGTGAAGAGAGGCACGCCTCCCTCGGAAGGCTTGTGGGCTATTCCCGGCGGCAGGCTTGAGCTTGGCGAATCCTTGCAGCAGGCTGCCGAAAGGGAGATTCTGGAGGAAACGGGAGTTGTGATTCGGGCAGGGAGCCCGGTGTTCACATTCGATGTGATTGAAAGAAATGCATCGGGGGAAATTCGCTTCCATTATGTCATTGTCGATCTTGCGGCAGAATACATCAGCGGCGAACCGATTCCGGATGACGACGCGCATGAAGCACGGTGGATTTCGGAAGGCGAATTGTCAGATCTTGATGTAAGCGACAAGACGCTGGAGTTGCTGAGAGAGATATTTCATTTCGGAAAAGAGTAA